The sequence below is a genomic window from Calypte anna isolate BGI_N300 chromosome 4A, bCalAnn1_v1.p, whole genome shotgun sequence.
tttttacttaaaactGTTATTTTCACATGGACAAACCCATTATCCCCACCCCAAAATTCTCCTTTTAATAGACTGTGGCACCCAAATGATCTCCACATCTTCTCAGCAAAAAGAATGTGGAAAATACACTATGGATgtaacataaatattttgattatgaggCATAGATATTGAAGTGAAGAATGCAATGCATGTGTTAATGTTTGAGGAGAGTCTATTAGCATCTTGGAAATGTTAAGAGATACTGGGAACTGCAGGCGAAAACTGAGCTAAACTCTTAATGTAATAGACAACAATTTTTACAGGAGCGTTTATTACAAGTAGAGcatcttctgcagcttttcatgAAGTCCTTTATCTCCCAAGAGCCCTCTTCCTCCTTTGTTCTTTTGAAGGGAAAGTGATACAGAGCTCAGGCAGCGATAGAATCCATTTCCCATAAAATTCTCACCGCTTTCACTGCTGGCTGGAGTGTTCCATTCCCTCAGAACTAAATCACCTTCAGCTGATGCCACAGTCACTCTCCTAGACCTGGTGACACAAAGAGCTGAATTTCTGCAGGCCACTGGTAGcctctcctgccccagctcagGGGGGTGCAGACACATTCATGTGTGTGTAAGAGCATTTGGAGAGTGAAGCCCCCGTGgtcttcccctcctcttcctcgcCAACCTCTCCCCTGACTGCAGGGGGTTTTTGCTTTGCACAGCAGGTGAAAGTGGTGAGGAAAGCCACCCGGAAACGCTTGTTCATGAAGCAGTATATGATGGGGTTGACACAGGCAGAAGTGTAGGACAACAAGTGGATAAAGGAGATGGGAGCTCCCGAGAGCCTCTGATCCGCCGAGGCGGTGTCGAAGGCACGCCAGGCGTTGACGCTGAAGATGGGAGtccagcaaaggaaaaacaaaatgacaATCACCACCAGCATCCGGATGACCAGCTTCTTGGCCATTaagttggcagaagagctgctgcttctcacccTTTCTATCTTGCCGTGGCCAGAAGCAGAGAGCTGTTGCAatggcattttcctttttcttttggttttgttgaggTAGCATCCGTCTCCATCCTCGTATTTGGCACTGCAGGTACttatctttctttctgtgtgtaGAAATTAATGCTTAAATAGTCAATGAAATATCTCTGAGCAGtgattcaaaataaaaaaattaagaatggAGTCTAAGTCTAAATAAATAACATAGTTCATGGCTGAACAACTGCTGAAAAGAAAGGCCACTACTGAGTCAGTcaagctgccctgcagctgccacctcccAATATTTTTGTCTCCTAACTCTACCCAAATCTGTGCAAGAGGTGTAAGAACACAGTTTGCTCAAGTATTCACTGAAGAtagttttcaaaattatatgCTTTTATCTTAATTTGGCAATTTGTGTTGTGGTGTTTATTGACAGAAATGGTTCTCACCCACGgccaacaaaaaaatctttgtgtttCTATAACAAACAAATTAGAAATTTAATGTATCCTGCCCAGAGTCTTTGCAAACAAGCCATAGGTGAGGAATTATTTCTAATGAATAATGGAATACCTTCAATTAACAAATGCATCTGGCAGGATCATGACCACTACTGACCCTAGTGTCATTTGTGCAAGTAGAAAATTTTCCTTTAGTAACTTCAGGACGACTGCTTGTATCTTCAGCTCTACctgaaagaaaaccccaaacctaaatGTAGTGTTACCTCGTGAAGATTTCCTCTGGCTGGCATCGAATTTTATTCCTCTGTAGAGTTCCAAAGAAATGAGGCCATATGCAATCATCATTATAATCCCAGGTATAAGGAAGAGTATGAGTAGCAGGAAAGTGTACCTAAAGAATCAAAAGACAAGCTGAGACCATGGAACAGCACAGAACTTGGAGGGATggattttaagatttttctgatttttgaaaCATTGCTTTGACAGCTCTGGAAAATAGaatctttctcctccttcatctTTCCCCAGCAAAGTACAACAGGAACAAGGCTGTTGTGGCTGCAAACCATCTGACACTCAACCTCAGCAGGACAGAGGAGATGGACACTGTCACTGACTGGGGGGACAGAAGGGATGTCCCTGACTGTGTGGGGCTCTCAGCTGTAACCAGATCAGATCCCTTGCAGCTCTGAATGATGTTGAATTTGCCTTGCAGAAGCCAaacaagcagctgctgcttctcaaagGATCCCCTGGTCCTTCCAGTCACCACTTCAGGGAGAACTGACTGACCAAGGGGCCCTGGCACatgagcagggatggagcagccagggATGGATTGTCACCTCTGGGGACATGCAGAGCCCCTGGGAGGAATCCTGGGGCTGGGAACCCCCTCACTCAGGGAATCATCTTCTCCTTGGCTGCACATCTGTTACTGTCCTAGGCAGCTTCTCAAGTGGGACTACAGCTTGGAGAAGCTTTGCTGCTTAAATGCATTCAAGAGCCTACAACTCTTCTGCTCTCTGGGACCTTGGTGCCAACTCACTGACACACCTGGGAATCTTCAGTGACAACATAGAAAATTTCAGCCTGTACCCATTCTGGCAAACATGTCAGGCTACCAAAATCAATAAAACCAATTTTCCCTGTCTGTGGATACATGGTACCAAAGAGGTGCTTACTTTAATCTTGTTCCCAGTTCCAAATGACCTTCactagccaaaaaaaaaaaaaaaaaaaaaaaaaaaaaaaagaaaagaaaaataattcttgcaTCTTCTCACTGCCAGCTGAAGTGTTTAGTTCTTGTGTAAGGACATGACCTCTAGGTAATATTGTTCTTGGTAGAGccactgtttgcttttcctggaCACGGATGACTTGGAGCACTGTCTCTCCTCTCATCTCTCTGCCCCTTACAAACCACTCAAAAAGTGCATTGGCAACCTCTCCAAGTTCTCATATTcttcttctctgcttcagagCACTTGCAGAGGAACAAATTGCCAGGCAAGGCAGCACACAGAGGGGTGCTtgtatgtgtttgtgtttttcaaagATTAATCAAGGATTTctctgaaaatactgaagtttACATTACAAagaggtattttctttttataaagtaGTAGTCCTAATTGAAGAGTGACAGAGGCTTTCTTTACAGCAACATGATGTGAGAATCTGCTATGCTGTCATTCCTATGACAAGAGAAAAGCCATGAAAGGTTCAAAATGTAAGCaccttaaatatatatatatattttttttttcttctcaagtaAGCATAATAGAAGTGTAAATGTTTGCAGCAGGCTCAATGCTACCATGAAATCCTGTTGCCCACAGATAATTAATGATTTTCTAACAATCAGTTGTATCTTACCAAGACTGCTGAATGACATCACTGGGCCACAGGAGCCGACACATGTTTGCTGTGGTGTTGT
It includes:
- the CCKAR gene encoding cholecystokinin receptor type A translates to MEIVDASFLGNGTNITALLCNIILENDTFFCVDDPPYPSKDLHQIIRILLYSLIFLLSILGNILVITVLIRNKRMRTVTNTFLLSLAVSDLMLCLFCMPFTLIPNLLKDFIFGSAVCKTATYFMGVSVSVSTFNLVAISLERYSAICKPLQSRVWQTKSHALKVIAATWCLSFTIMSPYPIYSKLVPFTKYNNTTANMCRLLWPSDVIQQSWYTFLLLILFLIPGIIMMIAYGLISLELYRGIKFDASQRKSSRERKISTCSAKYEDGDGCYLNKTKRKRKMPLQQLSASGHGKIERVRSSSSSANLMAKKLVIRMLVVIVILFFLCWTPIFSVNAWRAFDTASADQRLSGAPISFIHLLSYTSACVNPIIYCFMNKRFRVAFLTTFTCCAKQKPPAVRGEVGEEEEGKTTGASLSKCSYTHMNVSAPP